In one window of Pristiophorus japonicus isolate sPriJap1 chromosome 9, sPriJap1.hap1, whole genome shotgun sequence DNA:
- the LOC139272845 gene encoding histone H4 codes for MSGRGKGGKGLGKGGAKRHRKVLRDNIQGITKPAIRRLARRGGVKRISGLIYEETRGVLKVFLENVIRDAVTYTEHAKRKTVTAMDVVYALKRQGRTLYGFGG; via the coding sequence ATGTCTGgtcgaggtaaaggaggcaaaggactgggtaaaggtggagccaagcggcaccgtaaagtgctccgtgataatatccagggcatcaccaaaccagcaatccgccgcctggctcgccgtggcggtgtcaagcggatctcgggcctgatctacgaggagacccgcggggtgctgaaggtttttttGGAGAATGTGATTAGGGATGcagtcacctacactgagcacgccaagcgcaagacggtcactgccatggatgtggtgtacgctctgaaacggcagggccgcactctctatggattcggcggctga